Genomic segment of Microthrixaceae bacterium:
TGTCGGCAACGTTGAACACGGGCCACCACTGGAGGTTGATGAAGTCGACCACCGCACCGTGCATGAACCCCTGGTCACCCCGCACGGCCCGGTCGATCAGGTTGCCAACCGCTCCCCCGCCGATCAGACCGGCGGCCACCGCTCCCAGAGTGGTCCGGCTGGTGCTACCCAGGGCTAGGGCAAGGACCATTCCCATGGCGATGACCGTGACCCACGGTCCGATACCCCGACCGCTGCCCATTCCGAACGACGCCCCCGTGTTGAAGGCCAGTTCGAAGCGGAGCGATCCGACGACGTCGATGATCCGGCCTCCGTCGAGAGCAGACAACGCCCAGGACTTGGATGCCTGGTCGAGCACCAGAACGACCAACCCGACAGCCGCAAACATCCCGAGCTTGCGGGGCGGCACCGCAACCGTGTCGACCTCGGATACGGGGTCTGCCACAGAATCGGGGCCGAGGACCGAGTTCCCGTCTTCGGTCGCATCCATGGCCGCGCCCGGGGCGGTCCCCGCGGTTGGAGCGTCGCCGGCTTCCACGTCGCCGACAGGCGGAACGTGGATCTGTTCTGTCCCGTCGCTCATGTCCTTAGGTTCCTAACGGATGGGTCCGGTCGTCGTCGAGGAGGTTGATCAGCCCGAAACGTCGTCTCGGCCAAACAATGCAGCGTGCACGGGTCGGCTCGCCGATGCACACGCCTCCTTAGGGTTCTAGCGGATAGGTCCGGTCGACGTCGCTACGAGGTTGACCAGACCGAGGCGTTGCTTCGGTCTAACCATGCCGTGCCTACCGGTCGGCTCGCCGATGCGGTCGCTCCGAGCGTGGATCGCCCGGCCGGCACCTGCCAGATCGACCGATGACGACCGATCGTTCCCTTCCCTCCCCGTCGGCTGGTCACCTGCGTCCCAACCCGCCCACCTTGTACTCGACGCGCTGGCGAGCCCACGGGATCGCCTCGAGTCGGGCTTCGGGGATCGGTAGCCCGGAGGTCTCACAGATCCCATAGGTGCCCGAGTCCAGCTTGGCCAACGCGTGGTCGATCTCAGACAGAACCTCCAGCGCCTGCGCGGCCATCACCAGGTCTCGTTCCCGTTCGATGCTGAGCGTGTCTCCCTCACCCGACTCTTCGTCGAACTGCACGTCCCCGGACTCGAAGTCGGCCACAAGAGACTCGGCCTCGGCCCGCAACGACTCGGCCTGGTGGACGTAGATGGCCCGCTCCTCCTCGAGCAGCGCTCGCTGAGCCTTGAGGAACGCGGCTTTGAACGGTGATCTGGCCCGGCGGCCACCCTGGTCGGCTCCGGCCTTCCCCGCGCCGCTGGGGCCCGCATCCTCCTTGACCGCAGTCGTGCTCACCCCGTTGGCTCCAGGCCCCGACTTTGCCGACGCAGCCTTCTTTGCCGGGGCCTTCTTCACCGGCACAGCCTTCTTGACCGGCGCAGCCTTCTTTGCCGGGGCCTTCTTGACAGGCACAGCCTTCTTCACCGGCACAGCCTTCTTGACCGAGGCGGCAGTCTTGGCCGTCCCTACGTCGGCCTTGGTGCGGTTGGTGGCCATTGGTCCTCCCCAGGGATCAAAAGGTGCCGGACCATACGACTAGGGAGGGCGTTCGTCAACGAGGGGCTGAAGCAGGAGGACAAACCAGAGGTTTGGGAGTAGAGCCCGCTGTGGCGAAGCCAGGTTCAGCGTCGCTTGCCGAAACGCCAACCGCGACGGTCTTCACCGTCGTCATCGAGGAAACCCGGGGTGGCGGTGTCGGTGGCATCGTCATCTCGGGGGCCGAGCGGGGTCTCCTCGGCCATGGCCTTGCGGAGCTCGGCCAGGAAGGCATCGTCGGAGTCATCGGGCTGAGGCTGGGGCGGCGGGTCGGTGAATCCCAGTTCCAGGACCGGGACCGGCGCCGTGGGAGGACCGCCGTCACCAGGTTCTTCATCTCCTGGCTCGTCGCCACCTCGCTCCTTATTGCCAGACCCGTCGACGACGGGTTCAGCACCGTCGGGATCGCCCAGATCACCGGCGTCGCTCCCGGAACCGAGTGCAGGCTCATCGGCGCTCGGCGTGACGTCACCGACGGTCTCGGGGGCAATCGCCCCAAAACTGTCAGCGCCCACCGAATCGTCGGATTCGTCGGTATCGGTGGCGGCAGCATCGGGAAGCCCGGTCGATCCTGTGGATTCGAACAGCTCAGCGGTTCCAGGCGAGGCGCCACGTTCGCCGACCGGGATGCTCGCAGCTCCTTCTTGAGCCTGAGCCGAGCGAGCTTCAGCCAACACCGGGTCATCGGCATCCTCCGAGGCCATGTCAGAACCGTCGGCGGATGCCATGACCACATCGGCGCCGGAGCCATCAACGCCGCCATCTTCGATCGACGGCGATGGCGCCGACCGCTCGGACAGGTCGGATGGCTCAGACAGGTCGGACAGGTCGGGGATGACGACCGCCCGCAGCTCGGGCATGGGCGCCAGACGGAAGGCCGCCGGGTCCTCGAGCAGTCGCTGAAGCTCAGACGCGGCGCTGCGGAGCTGGACCCGCTGTTCCTCTGCGTGGCTCTCCAGCACCGACACATCTGAGCGCAGGTTGTCTCGCGCTTCCTCCAGGCTGCGGATCTCGGCGGCCAAGCGGCTCCGGGCTTCGCCGCGGGCGGTCTCGATCTCGGCGTCGATCTCTCGGCGTCGTTGTTCGGACTCGACCTTGGTCGACTCCTCCAAGCGAGCCGCCTCGGTCCGGGCAACGGTGACCAGAGAATCTGCTTCCTCCCGCGCCTTGGTCAGCAGGGAATCCGCTTCCTCTCGGGCTTCGGCTACCGCAGCGTCGGCCGTGCGCTGAGCGAGCACCAGCGTCCGCCGGGCCTCCTCGGCCACCGCCTCGTCGTCTACAGCAGGAGCCGCAACCGGAGCTGGCATCTCGGCCAGACGGGCCTGCACCGCGGCCTCGACCTTGGCGTCGACTTCAGCCTGGATCTCAGCCTCGCTCCGGCCCGGCGCGCCGTCACCCTCACCAGCACCGGACACCTCACCGCCAGCGGCCTCGGCCAGACGGGCCTCCATCGCCGCGGCCATCTCCACGGCCTGATCGAGGAAATCGTCGACCTCTTGCTGGTCGTATCCCTTACGAGTGGTGGTGAACTTGGCCTGTTCCAGCAGCAGCTTCAGCGTTCGCTCCATGGGGGGCGAGCCTACCCATGCTGAGTCAGGGCTCGTACCCACGCTCCTCGAGACGTCGCCGCTCGTCGGCCGACACCTCTACGTTGCCCGGAGTGAGCAGGTACACCTGGTTGACCAGTCGTTCCATCTGACCGCCGAGGCCATAACAAAGGCCGCTGGCGAAGTCTATGAGGCGACGAGAAAGGTCGCGATCTGCACCCTGGAGGTTCATGACCACCGGCTGGTTGGTCTTGAACTTGTCAGCCACGTCCTGAGCCTGGTTGAACGAAGCCGGAACCACCACGTGCGGCTTGGAGTTGGCGGTGATCGGAATCGGGCGGACCACCTGGGTCCGGGGCCGGCCTACGCCCTGAACGCCAGCCGGCGTCGTAGCAGTGGGCTGCACTGGAACCGGCACCGGCGTAGGCATCACGGCCGCGCTGGGCATGGGCAGCGGATCTCGGTTGAGCTGGCCCCTGGTGGAGATGGGTCGGACCTCTCCCAAAGCCGACGGTTCGTCGAAGGCGTCGGGCAGTGGTTCTGGGGCCGAGGGGCCGGATGAGGCCGCTCGCGGGGCCGACTCGCCCCGATCGGGCTGAGGCGCGGCACCATCTACGTGATATTGCTCGTAGTCGGCGTCGTCACCGAGACCGAGCTGGATCAGCACCTTTTTCAGCATCGTGCCAATTCTACCCGTGGCTGGCGTCCGAAGGCGGCACCCAGGCCACCGCCACCTGTCGGCCTCGCTCGCCTCGCGCCCGATGGGACCAGTGGTTCGGGCTGCACGCCGTGCACACGCCGACGACGGCAAGGGGCACCTGATACTCGGCCAGAGCCGCCGCCACCGTTGCGGGCACGTCCAACGCCGGCGTGCCGTCCCAGGTGGTGGAGCAGACCTCGGGACCGAACCGTTGCACCATCGAGTCGAGGTCATCGGCCCCGAAGGCGTAGTGGTGGGCGGCGATGGTGGGGCCGAGAACAGCGCGACGGACCGGGCCCAGATCTGCCAATGCCTCCACGGCACGACCCACCACACCGGCCAAGAGCCCCCGCCAACCGGCGTGGACCACACCAACGGCACCATCGGCCAGCAGGACCAGCGGGGCACAGTCGGCAGTCGCCACCGCCACCACCGCACCCGGCACCGAGGTGACCGCGGCGTCAGCCGCCATACCGGCATGAGCACCCGGTGATCGCACCACAACGACGTCGGCACCGTGGACCTGACGGAGCCAGGTCCACGGCAGTGGTGCCACCGCGTCCCGTCGGGTCGCCAGCACCGCGGAATCGCCGGTGACGGCCAGATCCCCGTGGGAACGATCCGTGAAGATGAACCGGCCCTCCGACGGCATCGGAGCCAGTTTGTCGGTCAGCGCGCTCGACAGTGCCTTGACCCGCGTGTGGTCAGCGCAAGAAGGAGGGGACGTCGAACTCGTCGCCGTCATCTGGCTCGTCGTCGAAGAGATCGCTGGTCCGCACCGGGCGGGCGGCGGGCACCTCACCAGTGCGCTCCGCGGTACCGGCCCGACGCGGTTCGCGGCCGGCCTTCTCGTCCCAGCGGTCGAAACCAGCGGCGATGACCGTGACCCGGACCTCGTCACCCATCTCGTCGTCGATGACGGTGCCGAAGATGATGTTGGCATCGGGGTGGGCCACGCCGTGGATGACCTCGGCAGCCTCGTTCACCTCGAACAGACCCAAGTCGCTGCCACCCGCAATCGACAACAGGATGCCACGCGCCCCCTCGATCGATGCCTCTAGCAAGGGGCTGGAGATGGCGGCTCGGGCCGCGTTCAGGGCCCGGCCTTCACCGGTGGCGTGACCGATGCCCATCAGGGCGGAGCCGGCGTTGGACATGATCATCTTCACGTCGGCGAAGTCGGTGTTGATGACACCGGGCGTGGTGATGAGGTCGGTGATCCCCTGTACGCCCTGGAGCAGCACCTCATCTGCCATCTTGAAGGCGTTGATCATCGACGTCTTCTCGTTGGAGACGGTGAGCAACCGATCGTTGGGGATGACGATCTGGGTGTCGACCTTCTCCTTGAGCTTCTGGATGCCCGACTCGGCCTGCACCGACCGACGACGACCCTCGAAGGAGAACGGACGGGTGACCACGCCGATGGTGAGCGCCCCGATGTTCTTGGCGATCTCGGCGATCACTGGGGCCGCACCCGTTCCGGTGCCACCGCCCTTACCGGCGGTGATGAACACCATGTCGGCGCCCTGGAGCACCTCTTCGATCTCCTGGCGATGCTCCTCGGCCGCGGACCGGCCGACCTCGGGATCGCTACCTGCACCGAGGCCTCGGGTGAGCTCCCGACCGATGTCCAACTTGATGTCGGCGTCGCTCATCAACAGGGCCTGGGCGTCGGTGTTCACCGCTATGAACTCGACGCCTTTGAGGCCGGCGTCGATCATGCGGTTGACGGCGTTGACACCGCCGCCACCGACGCCGACGACCTTGATGACGGCCAGGTAGTTCTGCGGGTTGCCAGCCATGGGTGCTACCTCCACGAGGATGGGGTGAGGCCGGACCGGTTCGCCGGGCCGACGGGAGAAGGATGGATTGGTTGGTACAGCGAAGTGGGCCGCGCCCAACCCTCGACCTTTGGTCGAGGGTTATGTAAACCTCGATGGATGGGCGACATTATGCACCCCCTGGATCGAGGTCGGTCAAGGACGCAGCTTCGGCCCGCTCGGTGCCGGGCTTCGGGGTGACCGAAGGAGAAGACGGAACCCGAACGTCGAGGGCGGCGATGGTGGACCGGTCAGCCTGTTCGAGCAGCGCTTCGATGGCGACGAACTTGGCCCGGATGCGGCTGGAATCCCCCACACGCACCGTTATGCCATCTCGGAGGGTGAGCCAGACGTCTGAGCGTTTCAGCTGCCCCGACTCCACCTCCTCGGCCAGCGAGCTGGGGATGGCCGCCAGCACCTCGAGCACCAGACGCTGACGCCGATCCAGCTGGGTCCCGGGCGGGCCGAACTGGACGCCTATCAGGGGCAGGTCGGAAGTGGTCCCCGGTACTGCTGCTCCCAGAACCCGCCCCGACCCATCGGCCGCGACGCCGGCCGTGTCCACCGCCACCGGAATCCGAGCATCGACCACCACCGAAACGGTCCCGGGCCAGCGCCGTTGCACGACGACCGTGTCGACCCAAGCCAGGGCGGAAACCCGCTGTTCGACTGCGGCGACGTCGACATCGAGCAACGGAGTACCCCGTTCCACATCCGCCGCCTGAACCACATCAGCGCGGGCTCGACCGGCAGCCCCTTCGACTAGGACATCGTCCACGTCGAGTGCTGCGGTGCGGGTGAGGCCGTAGGCGCCGCCCAGCGACACGAGGATCAACGCCCCCACCGCCACCCGGCGGAAGCGCCGTCGCTGCCGATCACGGGACACCTCGTCTCGACGCGCTTCCAGCCGGGGGTCGATGAACGACTGCGGCCGGGAAGATGCCGACCGACGACGCTCGAGGGTCCCGGTGCTCATCGGCCCGCCTCGCCGCTGGCCGAATCGGGGCGTTCCCCGCTGAGCTGGTCCGGGGTGAAGCCGACCAGACAGGTCTCTGCGTGCAACGTGACGCCGGCCGAGTCTCGGACCCGTCGGCTGACGGCGTGCATCAACGCCAACACGTCGTCGGCTGACCCGCCCGGGTCGGCCTGGATGAAGTTGGCATGCTTGGTGGACACCTCGGCGGACCCGACCCTCAGGCCCTTGGCTCCGGCCTGGTCGATCAGGCGGCCGGCCGAATCACCCGGGGGGTTGGTGAACACCGATCCGGCGTTGGGTCCACCGGGCTGGTTGTCACGACGCCAGCGCACGATCTCGGACAGCTCGCCTTCGGACCTGGCCTGGTCTCCCTGGGCTAGACGCAGCTCGGCCCAGGCCACCACCTGGTGTGCCGCCACCGAGGAGGTGCGGTAACCCAGGTCGAGATCGGTCGGCATCACCTCTCCATCCTCGCCCAGCCGGAGGTCCACGACGCGGACCCTCGCCAGCGACGCCGCGATATCGGAACCATGGCCTCCGGCGTTCATGCGAACCGCTCCGCCCACCGTGCCGGGAACGCCGACCGCCCACTCGAACCCGGTGAGCCCAGCGGCCACCGTCATGCGAGCCACCACCGGCAAAAGGGCGGCGCCACCAGCGCGAACCGTGGCCCATCCATCGACCGTTTCACCGACGGTCACCTCGGCCAGGCCAGCACCGAGTCGCACGGCCAGGCCACCGAACCCGGCATCGGCGACCAACAGGTTGGAGCCCCGCCCCAAGACCACGACTGGCAGCGGGGCCCGGGCGACCACACCGGCGAGGGTGAGCAGTTCAGTGGCGGAGTCCACCGAAACGAATCGGGCGGCCACACCGCCGACCCGATAGGTGGTGAGCGGGCCGATCGGTTCGTGGTGGCTCACCGCCAACCCAGGCCCCGTGGTCTCGGCCAGCGCCCGGTCGAACCGAGACAGTTCGTCCTCGGTTGCCGCGCCGAACAGGTTGTCGAATCCGGTGCTCATGGGTAGCTCAGGCCCCCTGGTCACCGGGTTCGACAACGTCGTCTACATCCCCGTCTGCGTTCCCGCCTACATCCCCGTCTACGTTCCCGTCGACAGTGTCGACAGCACCTTCCCCCGCCACCTCTCCACGACCGATCCCCGAGATGTCCGGCGTCGACGGAGCCGGAGAGGGTGACGCCAACACGGTCAGCAGGCGAGGACCGAGGAGGTGGACATCTCCCGCCCCGATGGTGAGGACCAGGTCTCCCGACCTCACCGTGGTTCGCAACCAGGCCAGGGCATCGTCCAGGCCCGGAGTCCAACCCACCGTGACACCTGGGCGAGCCTCCAGGGCGGCATGGGCCACCGTGAGGCCCGTGACACCCGCTACCGCGGTCTCGCCAGCGCCGTACACGTCGGTGACCGCGACGACGTCGGCCATGGCGACCGCCGCGCCCTGCTCGACTCCCAACGCCTCGGTCCTGGAATAACGGTGGGGTTGGAACACGGCAACCACACGATCCCAGCCCGCTTCCTGAGCCGATGCGAGCAGGGCGCGGATCTTGCCCGGGTTGTGGGCGTAGTCGTCCACCACGGTGATCCCGTCGACCTCGCCCACGACCTCGAAGCGTCGAGCCACACCCCGATACCGACCCACGGCAGCCACAGCCCGCTCCACCGGGATCCCGTGGGTCGCCGCCACCGCCACCGCCACCGCCGCGTTGCGGGCGTGATGGCGCCCAGGGGTGCCGATCTCCACTGGTCCCACCTCGATGCCACCGTGGGTCAGGCCGAAGCTGGTGGTGAGCCGCTCCACTTGCACCGAATGGATCCGCCAGTCGGCCCCGGCACACTCCCCGACCGTCACCGCGTCGTGACGAGCCGCCAGCTCCACCGCCCTCGGATCGACCCGACCGCTGCCGTCGGGGTTGTCTATGCACACCACTCCGACGGTGGCCTGGGCCAAGAAGCGATCGAACCCGGCCTCGATCGCCTCGATCGAACCCCAGAAGTCGAGGTGATCCTCCTCCACGTTGGTGACCACCGCGGTGTGGGCACCGAGCCGCTCGAAGGATCCGTCGCTCTCGTCGGCCTCCACCACGAACAGACCTGCCTCGCCGCCCCAGCGTGCCGCGGCGTCGAGGGTCACGGGCTGGGCACCGACCAGGAACGAAGGGTCGGCCCCGGCCTCGTCTAGCAGTGTGGCCAACATGGCGGTGGTTGACGTCTTGCCGTGGGTGCCAGACACGGCGACGGTGGGCCGCAGGGCGCAGATACCAGCGAGGATCCCGGCCCGGTCCAGCACCAACGCACCGGCCGCAGCCAGCTCGGCCACGGTCTCGGGAGCGGGTCGGAACGCCGTGGAGTGGGCCACGAGGTCAGCGGCCATGGCTTCGGTCGTGGTGAACAGGTCTGCTTCACCAACTGCTTCGACCCCGACACCGGCAGCGTTCAGCGCGGGCCAGGCCCCGGTGACGACCACATCGGTCCCGGTGACGACATGACCAAGCCGGGCCAATATCACCGCGATGGCGCTGACGCCGGCGCCGCCCACCCCCACCAGGTGGATTCGGCGCGGCCGGCTCAGATCCACCGCCACCCCGGTCTCGTCAACCACGGGCCACGGCCTCGACCACCTCGCCGGCCCGCTCTGCCGCGTCGACCTTGGCCGCCCCACGCATGGCGCGGGCCATCGCCTCCAGGCGATCGGGGTCGCCCAACAAGGCTGTCAGCTCCGTCTCGAGCCGGTCGGCGTCGAGCTCGGCGTCGGGCACAACGACCGCGCCGCCGGTGGCGGCCACCGCCTTGGCGTTGGCCATCTGGTGGTCTCGGGTAGCGATGGGGAGAGGAACCAGGATCGATGGCAACCCGGCCGCCATCAACTCGAACACGCTACCGCCAGCACGGGTAACCGCCAGATCGGAGGCGTCGAGCAGGAGGTGCATGCGGTCCTCGTATCGAACCTGTTGGTACACCAGCCCCCCCGGTGGCGGCACCGGCGCGTCGGCGGTGAAGTCGTGGAAGTCCCGCGAACCGATGACGTGGCGGATGGCCAGATCGGACCGATCGGCCCACCGTTCCGCCAGGCCCTTGACGGCCTCGTTGATCCGCCTGGAACCAAGCGAGCCCGCGAAGACGCCGATGACGGTGCGATCGGCGGGCAGGCCCAGAGCGGCCCGGGCCGCGGCCGGGTCGGGATGCTCGGCCATCTCCCTGATCTCAGGTCTCAGCGGGTTACCGGTGACCACCGAACGAGGGAGATCGGTACCGGCGAAGGACACCGCCGCAGCCCGGGCCACCCGTCGTAGCAGCCGGTTGACCGCACCCGCCTTCTTGTTCTGCTCCAACAACACGATCGGAATCCGCAAGAGCACAGCCCCCAACCCACAGGCGAAGGAGGCGTAGCCCCCCAACACCACCACGACCGACGGCCGATGACGGCGAACCAGGGCGAATCCCTTGAACATGGCTCGTATCAGGTCGACGACGGCCACCACGTTGGCCGGGGTGAGCCGACGCTGGATCCCGCGCCCCGGCAACAGGTCGACCGCGAACCCGGCCTGGGGGACCATGATCCCCTCTGGGCCGCGGGCGGAGCCCACGAAGTGGATCGAAGCCGGGTCACGGCCACCGGTCACCAGCGCTCGGGCCAAGGCCAAACCGGGCAGGAGGTGGCCTGCCGTTCCTCCTCCGGCCACGACAGCCCACGTAGCCACATCGCCGCCGCCTGCGGATCGACCCGACGGGGAAGGCGCCGGTCGCTCCGAGTCGCCGTGTGCCGCTACCGGCTCGTCCCGCTCCGACATCAGTGGGTGACCCCGGTCTTGGTCCGGGCTCGCTCTCGACCGACGCCACCGCCGCCTTGGCGGGTTCGGCCGCGACGGCCAGCCGAGTTGACACCGTCGGCGGGCCGCGACGCCGGATGGCGGGCGATGTTCATGAGCATCCCCACCGCGGTGAGCGTCACCAGCATGGACGAACCGCCGTAGGAGATGAACGGCAACGGAACACCGGTGATGGGCACCACCCCCACCACCGCGGCCATGTTCAAGAAGGCCTGGACCGAAATCCACGTGGTGATTCCCACCGCCACCAGCATCGAGAACCGGTCGGCGGCCTGCGACGCGATGTAGGCGCCGAGGGCAGCAAAGGCCACGAACAAGAACACCACCGTCATCGCTCCCAGCATGCCGAACTCCTCGCCGATCACCGCGAAGATGAAGTCGGTCCAGGCAAATGGCAAGAATCCCCACTTCACAGTGGAACGACCCAGGCCGCGACCCAACAGTCCACCGTTGGCCATGGCGACCAGCGACTGAACATTCTGGAGACCGTCTCCATAGGGATCGCTCATGGGGTTGAGGAAAGCCATGTACCGCTTACGGCGAAATGGTTCGATGGCCACGAACAGGCCTGCGCACAGCGCGAAAACTCCCGCGGTGGCGGCCAACGGGCGAGACGGTGTGCCCGCCGCCCACAGCACCGCCAAGGTGGTGAGGCCGATGATGATCGTGGTGCCCAGGTTGGGCTGGGCCATGATCAGCGCACCGATGAGCACCAAGTAGGTGAGGACAGGTGCCAGCCCCCACCGCCAATCGTCGATGCGGTGCTCGCGACGGGCCAGCAGGTCGGCCACGAACAGCAACAACGCGAACTTGACGAACTCCGAAGGCTGAACCTGTACGGGTCCCACCGCCAACCACCGGGTGGCACCGTTGTTGGTGACACCCACCCCGGGAACCACCACCGCCACCAGCGTGGCGACGGAGATGCCCAGCAACAACCGAGCTCTCCGACGCCAGAAGTCCAACGACACCGACATGGCAACCAGCAGACCGATGGTGCCTAGGAAGGTCCAGACGATCTGCTGTTGGAAGTAGGTCCAGGGGATGCCGTCCTCGCGCACCGACACCACCGCCGACGCCGACATCACCATGACCAGCCCGATCATGTTGAGCACCGTGACCAGCGCGGCCAACACCCAAGAGGTGCCGGTGGCGGTTCCGGGCATGCTCCAACGAGAGGCGACCCGACGGGTTGGGTGGCCCCGAAGCGAGGGATGGGCGATCGATGTCATGGCTGGACCCTCACGGCGCGGCGGGGACGGTGGGCACTGCGGTGTTGACGACGGGAATGGTGGCGAAATCGGCGTAGAACATGCCGAGCGCCAGAGCGGTGGCCAGGCCAGCCACGATCCAGAAGCGAACGATGACGGTGGTCTCGGGCCAACCGCTCAGCTCGTAGTGATGGTGGATCGGAGCCATGCGGAAGATCCGCCGTCCTCCGAATCCCCGGAACGAGATCACTTGGAGGATGACCGAGATCGTCTCGATGGCGAACAACGCCCCCACCACCGGCAACAGCAGCGCGGTGTTGAGCGTCAGAGCCAGGCCGGCCATTCCCGCCCCGATGGCCAGCGACCCCGTGTCACCCATGAATATCCGGGCCGGGAACGCGTTCCACCACAAGAACCCGGTGCATCCGCCCAACATCGCCGCCGCGACCACGGCCAGGTCAAGGGCATGTTCCACCTGGTAGATCTCGGGGTTGCGGAACGCCCAGAACCCGATGATCGTGAACGCCGCGAAAGAAAAGATCGAAGACCCGGCGGCCAGCCCGTCCAAGCCGTCGGTGAGGTTGACGGCGTTGGTGCTGGCCATGATGAGCAGCACGGCCCACACCACCCAGCCAACGCGACCGAAATCGATGTTGAGCCAGTTCGAGTTCACGAACGAGTCGTGGCGGGTGAACGACAAGGAGGTGTGGACGCTGGTGAACGCCACGGTCAACGCCCCGAAACCGACGGCCACGCTGAGCAGCCCTAGGACCTTCATCCGCTTGTTCAGACCGAGGTTTCGGGCAGTGCGGATCTTGATCCAGTCATCGAGGAAGCCGACGATTCCAGCCCCGACCACCAGGGCCAGCACCAACATGCCCGTTCGGGTGAACACCACCCGGCTACGGAGGTGCGCGACCGTGTAACCCACGACGGCCCCCACCACGATGGCTATGCCTCCCATGGTCGGCGTACCTGCCTTGGTGTGGTGCCCTTCGGGGCCTTCCTCACGGATCGGTTGGCCG
This window contains:
- the sepF gene encoding cell division protein SepF, with protein sequence MLKKVLIQLGLGDDADYEQYHVDGAAPQPDRGESAPRAASSGPSAPEPLPDAFDEPSALGEVRPISTRGQLNRDPLPMPSAAVMPTPVPVPVQPTATTPAGVQGVGRPRTQVVRPIPITANSKPHVVVPASFNQAQDVADKFKTNQPVVMNLQGADRDLSRRLIDFASGLCYGLGGQMERLVNQVYLLTPGNVEVSADERRRLEERGYEP
- a CDS encoding FtsQ-type POTRA domain-containing protein: MSTGTLERRRSASSRPQSFIDPRLEARRDEVSRDRQRRRFRRVAVGALILVSLGGAYGLTRTAALDVDDVLVEGAAGRARADVVQAADVERGTPLLDVDVAAVEQRVSALAWVDTVVVQRRWPGTVSVVVDARIPVAVDTAGVAADGSGRVLGAAVPGTTSDLPLIGVQFGPPGTQLDRRQRLVLEVLAAIPSSLAEEVESGQLKRSDVWLTLRDGITVRVGDSSRIRAKFVAIEALLEQADRSTIAALDVRVPSSPSVTPKPGTERAEAASLTDLDPGGA
- the lspA gene encoding signal peptidase II, producing the protein MSDGTEQIHVPPVGDVEAGDAPTAGTAPGAAMDATEDGNSVLGPDSVADPVSEVDTVAVPPRKLGMFAAVGLVVLVLDQASKSWALSALDGGRIIDVVGSLRFELAFNTGASFGMGSGRGIGPWVTVIAMGMVLALALGSTSRTTLGAVAAGLIGGGAVGNLIDRAVRGDQGFMHGAVVDFINLQWWPVFNVADMGVVVGAILLVVAGLRAP
- the murB gene encoding UDP-N-acetylmuramate dehydrogenase, giving the protein MSTGFDNLFGAATEDELSRFDRALAETTGPGLAVSHHEPIGPLTTYRVGGVAARFVSVDSATELLTLAGVVARAPLPVVVLGRGSNLLVADAGFGGLAVRLGAGLAEVTVGETVDGWATVRAGGAALLPVVARMTVAAGLTGFEWAVGVPGTVGGAVRMNAGGHGSDIAASLARVRVVDLRLGEDGEVMPTDLDLGYRTSSVAAHQVVAWAELRLAQGDQARSEGELSEIVRWRRDNQPGGPNAGSVFTNPPGDSAGRLIDQAGAKGLRVGSAEVSTKHANFIQADPGGSADDVLALMHAVSRRVRDSAGVTLHAETCLVGFTPDQLSGERPDSASGEAGR
- a CDS encoding DivIVA domain-containing protein; the encoded protein is MERTLKLLLEQAKFTTTRKGYDQQEVDDFLDQAVEMAAAMEARLAEAAGGEVSGAGEGDGAPGRSEAEIQAEVDAKVEAAVQARLAEMPAPVAAPAVDDEAVAEEARRTLVLAQRTADAAVAEAREEADSLLTKAREEADSLVTVARTEAARLEESTKVESEQRRREIDAEIETARGEARSRLAAEIRSLEEARDNLRSDVSVLESHAEEQRVQLRSAASELQRLLEDPAAFRLAPMPELRAVVIPDLSDLSEPSDLSERSAPSPSIEDGGVDGSGADVVMASADGSDMASEDADDPVLAEARSAQAQEGAASIPVGERGASPGTAELFESTGSTGLPDAAATDTDESDDSVGADSFGAIAPETVGDVTPSADEPALGSGSDAGDLGDPDGAEPVVDGSGNKERGGDEPGDEEPGDGGPPTAPVPVLELGFTDPPPQPQPDDSDDAFLAELRKAMAEETPLGPRDDDATDTATPGFLDDDGEDRRGWRFGKRR
- a CDS encoding TraR/DksA C4-type zinc finger protein, with protein sequence MATNRTKADVGTAKTAASVKKAVPVKKAVPVKKAPAKKAAPVKKAVPVKKAPAKKAASAKSGPGANGVSTTAVKEDAGPSGAGKAGADQGGRRARSPFKAAFLKAQRALLEEERAIYVHQAESLRAEAESLVADFESGDVQFDEESGEGDTLSIERERDLVMAAQALEVLSEIDHALAKLDSGTYGICETSGLPIPEARLEAIPWARQRVEYKVGGLGRR
- a CDS encoding laccase domain-containing protein produces the protein MPSEGRFIFTDRSHGDLAVTGDSAVLATRRDAVAPLPWTWLRQVHGADVVVVRSPGAHAGMAADAAVTSVPGAVVAVATADCAPLVLLADGAVGVVHAGWRGLLAGVVGRAVEALADLGPVRRAVLGPTIAAHHYAFGADDLDSMVQRFGPEVCSTTWDGTPALDVPATVAAALAEYQVPLAVVGVCTACSPNHWSHRARGERGRQVAVAWVPPSDASHG
- the ftsZ gene encoding cell division protein FtsZ gives rise to the protein MAGNPQNYLAVIKVVGVGGGGVNAVNRMIDAGLKGVEFIAVNTDAQALLMSDADIKLDIGRELTRGLGAGSDPEVGRSAAEEHRQEIEEVLQGADMVFITAGKGGGTGTGAAPVIAEIAKNIGALTIGVVTRPFSFEGRRRSVQAESGIQKLKEKVDTQIVIPNDRLLTVSNEKTSMINAFKMADEVLLQGVQGITDLITTPGVINTDFADVKMIMSNAGSALMGIGHATGEGRALNAARAAISSPLLEASIEGARGILLSIAGGSDLGLFEVNEAAEVIHGVAHPDANIIFGTVIDDEMGDEVRVTVIAAGFDRWDEKAGREPRRAGTAERTGEVPAARPVRTSDLFDDEPDDGDEFDVPSFLR